One genomic region from Mesotoga infera encodes:
- a CDS encoding DNA-directed RNA polymerase subunit beta, which yields SVLKKYSPIKSQIQRSDLKKGEKGFSLDFVSTRIGEAKHSIQECKDKGLTYSVPLYVTVRITDLYTGEIKEEEAFFGYLPYMTDNASFIINGAERVIVNQLVRSPGVYFVDEPTKAVSGSLPIYVAHFLPVKGAWFEILLNPNKQIMQARIDRRRKLNFFVFLKALGYENDLDLLRLFETGYDGSDEDELLANVGSIILEDIKTPGGELIAEKGALLTEDIIAKAIEADVKTVKLPLPIAMKTFIALQKTYGEGMTEDAAYIELFRKLRPGEIPRINAAKSYITNLYFSPDRFDFSDVGRYKVNSRLKKVYQDYLKEFEGKKVSKDTDYAEESSVLTVLDVVLAARHLTEIESRPELLDTKDHLGNKRVRTVGELMETEFEKAFIKIHKLLEEKLTIYTSFDKIAVQSLVNVRTLMTTLHQFFATSQLSQFMDQVNPLAELTNKRRLSAIGPGGLKREHARFEVRDVHHSHYGRMCPIETPEGANIGLMTSMATFAKIDKFGFLLTPYRKVQKGVASDDIVYLAADEEERYNIAHSTIAMDGNGRILDENVEIRYAGEVRYVNREDVDYMSVSPKQIVSISTSLIPFLENDDANRALMGSNMQRQAVPVIKSEAPIVGTGVEGVAARDSGYVVLAKHKGKVISVDGRRIIVQRLDDKGNPELDEKGKSVEDVYSLFKFVRTNQDTAVNQRPIVSVGEEVEKGAPIADGPSTEMGELALGKNVLVAFMPWEGYNFEDAILVNQELLEDDTFTTIHVEMYETIARDTQLGPEEITADIPNVSKEALKNLDESGIVRVGAYVTSQDILVGKVTPKGESETTPEEKIIRSVFGDRGRDVKDSSLKLPHGVEGRVIDVKVFEKEEVSELGSGINKLVKVFVGIRKPLDVGDKLAGRHGNKGVVSNIIPKEDMPFLPDGTPIQLVLSPLGVPSRMNVGQVLETHLGWLGKLTNRYFATPIFDGATEEEIMTELYEARKKFGLEDGDSEELKTGKVTLRDGRTGSPFDFPIVVGIMYMLKLVHIAKDKIHARSTGPYSLIHQQPLGGKAHFGGQRFGEMEVWALEAYGAAHTLNEMLTIKSDDIKGRNDVYKAILKGINIPEPGIPESFKVLIKELQGLSLDVKVFDQNNVELDVDKL from the coding sequence GGAGCGGAAAGAGTGATCGTCAATCAGCTCGTGAGATCTCCTGGTGTCTATTTTGTTGATGAACCTACGAAGGCGGTATCGGGTTCTCTTCCCATTTATGTCGCGCATTTTCTGCCTGTAAAGGGAGCTTGGTTCGAGATTCTCCTCAATCCAAACAAGCAGATAATGCAGGCTAGAATAGACAGAAGAAGAAAACTGAATTTCTTTGTCTTTTTGAAGGCTCTGGGTTACGAGAACGATCTCGATTTGCTCAGACTTTTCGAAACTGGATACGATGGGTCGGACGAAGATGAACTGCTCGCGAATGTTGGAAGTATTATTCTCGAAGACATCAAGACTCCAGGCGGAGAGTTGATAGCAGAAAAGGGAGCGTTACTGACTGAAGATATTATCGCAAAAGCAATCGAGGCAGACGTAAAGACCGTAAAGCTGCCGCTTCCTATAGCAATGAAGACTTTCATTGCTTTGCAGAAGACATATGGAGAAGGGATGACCGAAGATGCCGCTTATATTGAGCTTTTCAGAAAGCTCAGACCCGGTGAGATTCCTCGAATAAATGCCGCGAAGAGCTACATAACCAATCTATACTTCAGCCCCGACCGTTTTGACTTTTCCGATGTCGGCAGATACAAGGTCAACAGCCGGCTTAAGAAGGTTTATCAAGACTACCTGAAGGAGTTTGAAGGAAAGAAAGTTTCGAAGGACACGGATTACGCAGAAGAGTCCAGTGTTCTTACAGTTCTCGATGTAGTCCTTGCGGCAAGGCACCTGACAGAAATTGAAAGCCGACCGGAACTTCTCGATACGAAGGACCACCTTGGAAACAAACGAGTTAGAACGGTGGGCGAACTCATGGAAACAGAATTCGAGAAGGCATTCATTAAAATACATAAGCTCCTCGAGGAGAAGCTTACCATATATACTTCCTTCGACAAAATTGCGGTGCAGAGTCTTGTGAATGTAAGAACGCTAATGACCACTCTGCATCAGTTCTTTGCAACGAGTCAGCTTTCTCAGTTTATGGACCAGGTTAATCCGCTAGCGGAGTTGACTAACAAGAGGAGACTTTCTGCCATCGGACCAGGCGGCTTGAAAAGAGAACACGCAAGATTCGAGGTTCGTGACGTTCATCACTCTCACTACGGTAGAATGTGTCCCATTGAGACCCCTGAAGGCGCCAATATTGGACTGATGACTTCGATGGCTACCTTTGCAAAGATAGACAAGTTCGGATTTCTCCTGACTCCTTACAGAAAGGTTCAGAAGGGAGTAGCTAGTGACGATATTGTATATCTTGCCGCAGATGAAGAAGAGCGTTACAACATAGCTCACTCCACTATCGCAATGGACGGAAATGGGCGTATTCTAGATGAAAACGTTGAAATCCGTTATGCGGGAGAGGTAAGGTATGTTAATAGGGAAGATGTTGATTACATGTCGGTCTCTCCCAAACAGATCGTTTCAATCTCGACTTCTTTGATACCGTTTCTGGAAAACGACGATGCCAATAGAGCATTAATGGGATCAAATATGCAAAGACAGGCCGTACCCGTAATCAAATCCGAAGCTCCCATTGTTGGGACCGGTGTTGAAGGTGTGGCTGCCAGAGATTCAGGATATGTTGTGCTTGCAAAGCACAAGGGCAAGGTAATTAGTGTTGACGGCCGAAGAATAATCGTGCAGAGGCTTGATGATAAAGGCAATCCTGAGCTTGATGAGAAAGGAAAGTCAGTCGAAGATGTTTATTCTCTGTTCAAATTCGTGAGGACAAACCAGGACACTGCGGTAAACCAAAGACCAATAGTATCCGTTGGTGAGGAAGTGGAAAAAGGAGCTCCGATCGCGGACGGTCCCTCTACGGAAATGGGAGAGCTTGCCCTTGGGAAGAACGTGCTGGTAGCTTTTATGCCCTGGGAAGGGTACAACTTCGAAGATGCTATTTTGGTCAACCAGGAACTTCTTGAAGATGACACTTTCACGACTATCCACGTTGAGATGTATGAGACGATCGCGAGAGATACCCAGCTAGGTCCGGAAGAGATCACTGCTGATATTCCCAACGTGTCGAAGGAAGCGCTCAAGAATCTTGATGAAAGCGGAATAGTCAGAGTAGGTGCGTATGTTACATCACAAGACATTCTTGTTGGAAAAGTCACACCCAAAGGCGAGTCCGAAACAACTCCTGAAGAGAAGATAATAAGGTCTGTTTTCGGAGATAGGGGAAGAGATGTGAAGGATTCATCACTGAAGCTTCCTCATGGTGTCGAGGGAAGAGTAATCGATGTCAAGGTCTTCGAAAAAGAAGAAGTATCTGAGCTTGGATCTGGCATCAACAAGCTTGTCAAAGTATTCGTTGGAATCAGAAAGCCTTTAGATGTTGGTGACAAGCTTGCTGGAAGGCATGGTAATAAAGGCGTTGTTTCGAATATTATACCGAAGGAAGACATGCCTTTCCTTCCAGACGGAACTCCAATCCAGCTTGTGCTTTCTCCTCTGGGTGTCCCGTCGAGAATGAATGTCGGGCAGGTACTTGAGACACATCTTGGATGGCTGGGAAAGCTTACAAATCGCTATTTTGCGACTCCCATCTTTGATGGAGCTACAGAAGAAGAAATCATGACCGAGCTTTATGAAGCCAGGAAAAAGTTTGGCCTCGAAGACGGAGATAGTGAAGAGTTGAAGACCGGTAAGGTAACCCTGAGAGATGGCCGCACCGGTAGTCCTTTTGACTTCCCGATTGTTGTGGGAATTATGTACATGCTTAAACTCGTTCATATAGCAAAGGATAAGATTCACGCGAGATCTACAGGTCCTTACTCGCTCATTCATCAACAGCCTCTCGGTGGAAAGGCCCACTTTGGTGGCCAGAGATTTGGCGAGATGGAGGTATGGGCGCTTGAAGCCTATGGAGCGGCCCACACATTGAATGAGATGCTGACGATAAAGTCTGATGACATCAAGGGAAGGAACGATGTGTATAAGGCAATACTGAAGGGAATTAATATACCAGAACCAGGTATTCCGGAGAGTTTCAAAGTCCTTATAAAAGAGCTGCAGGGACTCTCTCTCGACGTTAAGGTTTTTGACCAGAATAATGTCGAGTTGGATGTGGATAAATTATGA